Proteins co-encoded in one Montipora capricornis isolate CH-2021 chromosome 12, ASM3666992v2, whole genome shotgun sequence genomic window:
- the LOC138025209 gene encoding protein arginine N-methyltransferase 2-like: protein MEEKGDGIEQHDFKGEEDKEGCSVIVVAIADFAAGDETQLSFSEGDELIILSKESTDWWWGELDRKCGYIPVSYVTSAADYARNFTTYHEWQDDEYFSDYGKLKIHLEMLCDEPRTLAYKRAINKHRDVFLGKTILDVGCGTGILSLFCARDGQANKVYAVDASVDMGNLTTEIIRANNFDHVISVFVGKIEDVELPEKVDIILSEWMGTFLVFEFMIDSVLFARDKWLKPQGIIWPSLAKLFIAPCSAKKVYDEKVTVWNDQYGFDFSPVLVRAKEEFLDRPLHNYDLDREDCLSQGVVLLHIDMQTFPRESLEFMLEQFEFIITKDGTLHGLCTWFSVLFGGVPVTDELAYETLSTGPDDETTHWKQNLFLLDEPVFVHIGNFITGSAALKRNPKYRRHLSVTFDFKIFSAKSNGSVVCNIKKKFLIWR from the coding sequence ATGGAGGAGAAGGGAGATGGCATAGAACAGCATGATTTCAAAGGGGAGGAAGACAAAGAAGGATGTTCTGTAATAGTGGTTGCGATAGCCGATTTTGCAGCCGGAGACGAGACTCAGTTAAGCTTCAGTGAAGGGGACGAGTTGATCATCCTTAGTAAAGAATCCACTGATTGGTGGTGGGGCGAACTTGATAGAAAATGCGGGTATATTCCTGTGTCTTATGTCACTTCGGCAGCAGATTATGCAAGAAACTTCACAACCTATCATGAATGGCAAGACGACGAATATTTTTCAGACTACGGAAAACTAAAAATCCATCTGGAAATGCTTTGTGATGAACCACGAACTCTTGCTTACAAGAGAGCTATCAACAAACATCGCGATGTCTTCCTTGGAAAAACAATTCTGGATGTCGGATGTGGAACAGGGATTTTAAGCCTGTTTTGTGCTAGAGATGGacaggcaaacaaagtgtatgcTGTTGACGCTAGTGTTGATATGGGGAACCTGACTACGGAGATTATAAGAGCGAATAATTTTGAtcatgtaatttctgttttcgtTGGGAAAATAGAAGACGTAGAACTGCCCGAAAAAGTTGACATCATTTTATCCGAATGGATGGGCacttttttagtttttgaattcATGATTGACTCAGTACTCTTTGCTAGAGATAAGTGGCTAAAGCCACAAGGAATCATCTGGCCTTCATTGGCAAAGTTGTTCATAGCACCATGCTCAGCTAAGAAGGTTTACGATGAGAAGGTGACAGTATGGAACGATCAATATGGGTTTGATTTCTCTCCTGTTCTTGTTAGAGCTAAGGAAGAGTTCCTCGATAGACCTTTGCATAACTATGACCTTGACAGAGAAGATTGCCTGTCTCAAGGTGTAGTTCTTCTGCATATTGACATGCAAACATTTCCAAGAGAAAGCCTTGAATTCATGTTGGAACAATTTGAATTTATTATAACAAAAGATGGTACACTTCATGGACTCTGTACTTGGTTTAGTGTATTATTTGGGGGAGTTCCAGTTACAGATGAATTAGCATACGAGACTTTGTCAACAGGACCTGATGATGAAACAACGCATTGGAAGCAAAATCTATTTCTTCTGGATGAGCCTGTATTTGTGCACATAGGTAATTTCATCACTGGCTCTGCTGCTCTGAAGAGAAATCCTAAATATAGGAGACATTTAAGTGTTACCTTTGACTTTAAGATATTTTCAGCGAAATCAAATGGGTCTGTTGTTTGCAACATCAAGAAAAAGTTTTTGATATGGAGGTGA